Proteins encoded together in one Planctomyces sp. SH-PL14 window:
- a CDS encoding SEC-C metal-binding domain-containing protein yields MRIVHGDKLLEEKLGRDDLCPCGSGLRFRRCCLAKGRF; encoded by the coding sequence GTGCGGATCGTCCACGGCGACAAGCTCCTCGAAGAGAAGCTCGGCCGGGACGATCTCTGCCCCTGCGGATCCGGTCTACGGTTCCGGCGGTGCTGTCTCGCGAAAGGCCGCTTTTGA